A single Gambusia affinis linkage group LG20, SWU_Gaff_1.0, whole genome shotgun sequence DNA region contains:
- the ercc4 gene encoding DNA repair endonuclease XPF isoform X1, producing MAGPLLDFETEMFLGLFESDGLLVAAEGLGIDRILLQFMRVYSEEGSLVLLLNTTTAEQEYFREQLRVEGVTHLPRTVTSDVQSAERYGVYTGGGVLFVTSRILVVDFLTDRIPAHLISGILVYRAHKIMESCQEAFILRLFRQKNKTGFIKAFTDKATSFCSGFCQVERVMRNLFVKKLYLWPRFQASVNAALDRHKPEVVELHVSLTPAMRAIQSSILDIMSACLKELKRYNPSLEAEELSLENALGNAFEKTIRHYLDPLWHQLGAKTKALVQDLKVLRVLLLYLTQYDCVTFLNLLESLRSSQKTFGSNSGWLFLDCSTAMFVNARSRVYRCPEGGKKPKLTAENHKGQRVPEVKRDLVLEKSPKWEVLTEVLDEIKKENQNTQQEPGRVLICASDDRTCAQLQQFIKHGSDWLLNRLYARTVGKRDSAAAAATFDPDSLKKGKGGLKKGGKGKEPAQKRSTKTGKSRASLTLTQMMRKDEEEEERDGDDDEDHLMEEEEEQLNLNLSSDSYYGVLKEPLTVIHPLRGCSDPHSLTRVLQEVQPAFVVLYDAELSFVRQLEIHRAGRPGKPLRVYFLIYGGSTEEQRYLTALSHEKKAFELLIREKATMVIPEEREGRENTNLDLSRSLEPANSATNSRRAGGQEPGAAPSRVIVDMREFRSELPALLHRRGLDIEPVTLQVGDYILTPDICVERKSVSDLIGSLQSGRLYAQCLAMTRCYRKPLLLIEFDPAKPFSLTARSDFRSEISSADVSSKLTLLTLHFPRLRILWCPSPHATAELFQELKLGRAEPDAAAAQAVTAESDATGESADLYNPGPYDFLMKMPGVNAKNYRALVRSAGSLAELAGRSRDELAAALGNANNARMLHEFLHNTADVPAAAQKHKLTS from the exons ATGGCGGGTCCGCTGCTGGACTTCGAAACCGAGATGTTTCTGGGTCTCTTCGAGTCGGACGGGCTGCTGGTGGCGGCGGAGGGGCTGGGGATAGACCGCATCCTGCTGCAGTTCATGCGGGTTTACTCCGAGGAGGGGAGCCTGGTCCTGCTGCTCAACACAACCACAGCCGAACAG GAGTATTTCAGGGAGCAGCTGCGGGTGGAGGGCGTGACCCACCTGCCCAGGACGGTGACCAGCGACGTCCAGAGCGCCGAGCGCTACGGCGTTTACACCGGAGGGGGGGTTCTGTTCGTCACCAGCAGGATCCTAGTGGTGGACTTCCTCACCGACCGCATCCCCGCCCACCTCATCTCAG GCATCCTGGTGTATCGGGCTCATAAGATCATGGAGTCGTGTCAGGAGGCGTTCATCCTTCGTCTGTTCAGGCAGAAGAATAAGACCGGCTTCATCAAAGCCTTCACTGACAAGGCCACTTCCTTCTGCTCGGGTTTCTGCCAGGTGGAGCGGGTCATGAGGAACCTGTTTGTCAAGAAGCTTTACCTGTGGCCCAG ATTCCAGGCGTCTGTGAACGCAGCGCTGGACAGACACAAGCCGGAGGTGGTGGAGCTGCATGTGTCGCTGACGCCGGCCATGAGGGCCATCCAGAGCTCCATCCTGGACATCATGAGCGCCTGCCTGAAGGAGCTGAAGCGCTACAACCCCAGCCTGGAGGCCGAGGAGCTGTCGCTGGAGAACGCGCTGGGGAACGCCTTTGAGAAG ACGATCCGTCACTACCTGGACCCGCTGTGGCACCAGCTGGGAGCCAAGACCAAGGCGCTGGTCCAGGACCTGAAGGTCCTCCGGGTTCTGCTCCTCTACCTCACCCAGTACGACTGCGTCACCTTCCTCAACCTGCTGGAGTCGCTGCGCTCCAGCCAGAAGACCTTCGGCTCCAACTCAG GCTGGCTCTTCCTGGACTGCAGCACCGCCATGTTTGTCAACGCCAGGAGCCGAGTGTACCGCTGCCCCGAGGGCGGGAAGAAACCCAAACTGACCGCCGAGAATCACAAAG GTCAGCGTGTTCCAGAGGTCAAGCGGGACCTGGTGCTGGAGAAGAGTCCAAAGTGGGAGGTTCTGACTGAGGTTCTGGATGAGATCAAGAAGGAGAACCAGAACACTCAGCAGGAACCAG GTCGGGTTCTGATCTGCGCCAGTGACGACCGGACCTGCGCGCAGCTGCAGCAGTTCATCAAGCacggctctgattggctgctgaacCGGCTTTACGCCCGGACCGTCGGGAAACGggattctgctgctgcagccgcgACCTTTGACCCAGACTCACTGAAAAAGGGGAAAGGCGGATTgaagaaaggagggaagggGAAAGAACCGGCGCAGAAACGAAGCACCAAGACGGGGAAAAGCCGAGCTTCTCTGACGCTGACCCAGATGATGAGGaaggacgaggaagaggaggagcggGACGGCGATGATGATGAAGATCACctgatggaggaagaggaggagcagctgaacCTGAACCTGTCGTCTGACTCCTACTACGGCGTCCTGAAGGAGCCGCTGACAGTCATCCACCCTCTGAGGGGCTGCTCCGACCCGCACAGCCTGACCCGGGTTCTGCAGGAGGTCCAGCCCGCCTTCGTGGTTCTGTATGATGCCGAGCTCAGCTTCGTCCGCCAGCTGGAGATCCACAGAGCCGGCCGGCCCGGGAAGCCGCTGCGCGTCTACTTCCTGATCTACGGCGGCTCCACCGAGGAGCAGAGGTACCTCACGGCGCTGTCCCATGAGAAGAAGGCCTTCGAGCTTCTGATCAG AGAAAAAGCTACCATGGTGATcccagaggagagagaggggcGAGAGAACACCAACCTGGACTTATCCAGGAGTTTAGAGCCGGCCAACAGCGCCACCAACAGCAGGAGAGCAG GGGGCCAGGAGCCGGGCGCCGCGCCCTCCAGGGTCATCGTGGACATGCGGGAGTTCCGCAGCGAGCTGCCGGCGCTGCTGCACCGCCGCGGCCTGGACATCGAACCCGTCACGCTGCAGGTGGGCGACTACATCCTGACGCCCGACATCTGTGTGGAGCGGAAGAGCGTGAGCGACCTGATCGGCTCGCTGCAGAGCGGCCGGCTCTACGCTCAGTGCCTCGCCATGACGCGCTGCTACCGGAAGCCGCTGCTGCTGATCGAGTTCGACCCGGCCAAGCCGTTCTCCCTGACGGCCCGCTCCGACTTCCGCAGCGAAATCTCCTCCGCCGACGTTTCCTCCAAGCTCACGTTGCTCACGCTGCACTTCCCCCGCCTCCGGATCCTGTGGTGCCCATCGCCGCACGCCACCGCCGAGCTCTTCCAAGAGCTGAAGCTGGGCCGGGCCGAGCCGGACGCCGCCGCCGCCCAGGCCGTCACTGCCGAGTCCGACGCCACCGGCGAGTCGGCAGACCTCTACAACCCCGGGCCGTACGACTTCCTGATGAAGATGCCGGGCGTCAATGCCAAGAACTACCGGGCGCTGGTGAGAAGCGCCGGCAGCCTGGCGGAGCTGGCGGGGCGGAGCCGCGACGAGCTGGCAGCCGCTCTGGGGAACGCCAACAACGCCAGGATGCTGCACGAGTTCCTGCACAACACTGCAGATGTTCCAGCTGCTgcgcagaaacacaaactgacatCATGA
- the ercc4 gene encoding DNA repair endonuclease XPF isoform X2, translating into MAGPLLDFETEMFLGLFESDGLLVAAEGLGIDRILLQFMRVYSEEGSLVLLLNTTTAEQEYFREQLRVEGVTHLPRTVTSDVQSAERYGVYTGGGVLFVTSRILVVDFLTDRIPAHLISGILVYRAHKIMESCQEAFILRLFRQKNKTGFIKAFTDKATSFCSGFCQVERVMRNLFVKKLYLWPRFQASVNAALDRHKPEVVELHVSLTPAMRAIQSSILDIMSACLKELKRYNPSLEAEELSLENALGNAFEKTIRHYLDPLWHQLGAKTKALVQDLKVLRVLLLYLTQYDCVTFLNLLESLRSSQKTFGSNSGWLFLDCSTAMFVNARSRVYRCPEGGKKPKLTAENHKGQRVPEVKRDLVLEKSPKWEVLTEVLDEIKKENQNTQQEPGRVLICASDDRTCAQLQQFIKHGSDWLLNRLYARTVGKRDSAAAAATFDPDSLKKGKGGLKKGGKGKEPAQKRSTKTGKSRASLTLTQMMRKDEEEEERDGDDDEDHLMEEEEEQLNLNLSSDSYYGVLKEPLTVIHPLRGCSDPHSLTRVLQEVQPAFVVLYDAELSFVRQLEIHRAGRPGKPLRVYFLIYGGSTEEQREKATMVIPEEREGRENTNLDLSRSLEPANSATNSRRAGGQEPGAAPSRVIVDMREFRSELPALLHRRGLDIEPVTLQVGDYILTPDICVERKSVSDLIGSLQSGRLYAQCLAMTRCYRKPLLLIEFDPAKPFSLTARSDFRSEISSADVSSKLTLLTLHFPRLRILWCPSPHATAELFQELKLGRAEPDAAAAQAVTAESDATGESADLYNPGPYDFLMKMPGVNAKNYRALVRSAGSLAELAGRSRDELAAALGNANNARMLHEFLHNTADVPAAAQKHKLTS; encoded by the exons ATGGCGGGTCCGCTGCTGGACTTCGAAACCGAGATGTTTCTGGGTCTCTTCGAGTCGGACGGGCTGCTGGTGGCGGCGGAGGGGCTGGGGATAGACCGCATCCTGCTGCAGTTCATGCGGGTTTACTCCGAGGAGGGGAGCCTGGTCCTGCTGCTCAACACAACCACAGCCGAACAG GAGTATTTCAGGGAGCAGCTGCGGGTGGAGGGCGTGACCCACCTGCCCAGGACGGTGACCAGCGACGTCCAGAGCGCCGAGCGCTACGGCGTTTACACCGGAGGGGGGGTTCTGTTCGTCACCAGCAGGATCCTAGTGGTGGACTTCCTCACCGACCGCATCCCCGCCCACCTCATCTCAG GCATCCTGGTGTATCGGGCTCATAAGATCATGGAGTCGTGTCAGGAGGCGTTCATCCTTCGTCTGTTCAGGCAGAAGAATAAGACCGGCTTCATCAAAGCCTTCACTGACAAGGCCACTTCCTTCTGCTCGGGTTTCTGCCAGGTGGAGCGGGTCATGAGGAACCTGTTTGTCAAGAAGCTTTACCTGTGGCCCAG ATTCCAGGCGTCTGTGAACGCAGCGCTGGACAGACACAAGCCGGAGGTGGTGGAGCTGCATGTGTCGCTGACGCCGGCCATGAGGGCCATCCAGAGCTCCATCCTGGACATCATGAGCGCCTGCCTGAAGGAGCTGAAGCGCTACAACCCCAGCCTGGAGGCCGAGGAGCTGTCGCTGGAGAACGCGCTGGGGAACGCCTTTGAGAAG ACGATCCGTCACTACCTGGACCCGCTGTGGCACCAGCTGGGAGCCAAGACCAAGGCGCTGGTCCAGGACCTGAAGGTCCTCCGGGTTCTGCTCCTCTACCTCACCCAGTACGACTGCGTCACCTTCCTCAACCTGCTGGAGTCGCTGCGCTCCAGCCAGAAGACCTTCGGCTCCAACTCAG GCTGGCTCTTCCTGGACTGCAGCACCGCCATGTTTGTCAACGCCAGGAGCCGAGTGTACCGCTGCCCCGAGGGCGGGAAGAAACCCAAACTGACCGCCGAGAATCACAAAG GTCAGCGTGTTCCAGAGGTCAAGCGGGACCTGGTGCTGGAGAAGAGTCCAAAGTGGGAGGTTCTGACTGAGGTTCTGGATGAGATCAAGAAGGAGAACCAGAACACTCAGCAGGAACCAG GTCGGGTTCTGATCTGCGCCAGTGACGACCGGACCTGCGCGCAGCTGCAGCAGTTCATCAAGCacggctctgattggctgctgaacCGGCTTTACGCCCGGACCGTCGGGAAACGggattctgctgctgcagccgcgACCTTTGACCCAGACTCACTGAAAAAGGGGAAAGGCGGATTgaagaaaggagggaagggGAAAGAACCGGCGCAGAAACGAAGCACCAAGACGGGGAAAAGCCGAGCTTCTCTGACGCTGACCCAGATGATGAGGaaggacgaggaagaggaggagcggGACGGCGATGATGATGAAGATCACctgatggaggaagaggaggagcagctgaacCTGAACCTGTCGTCTGACTCCTACTACGGCGTCCTGAAGGAGCCGCTGACAGTCATCCACCCTCTGAGGGGCTGCTCCGACCCGCACAGCCTGACCCGGGTTCTGCAGGAGGTCCAGCCCGCCTTCGTGGTTCTGTATGATGCCGAGCTCAGCTTCGTCCGCCAGCTGGAGATCCACAGAGCCGGCCGGCCCGGGAAGCCGCTGCGCGTCTACTTCCTGATCTACGGCGGCTCCACCGAGGAGCAGAG AGAAAAAGCTACCATGGTGATcccagaggagagagaggggcGAGAGAACACCAACCTGGACTTATCCAGGAGTTTAGAGCCGGCCAACAGCGCCACCAACAGCAGGAGAGCAG GGGGCCAGGAGCCGGGCGCCGCGCCCTCCAGGGTCATCGTGGACATGCGGGAGTTCCGCAGCGAGCTGCCGGCGCTGCTGCACCGCCGCGGCCTGGACATCGAACCCGTCACGCTGCAGGTGGGCGACTACATCCTGACGCCCGACATCTGTGTGGAGCGGAAGAGCGTGAGCGACCTGATCGGCTCGCTGCAGAGCGGCCGGCTCTACGCTCAGTGCCTCGCCATGACGCGCTGCTACCGGAAGCCGCTGCTGCTGATCGAGTTCGACCCGGCCAAGCCGTTCTCCCTGACGGCCCGCTCCGACTTCCGCAGCGAAATCTCCTCCGCCGACGTTTCCTCCAAGCTCACGTTGCTCACGCTGCACTTCCCCCGCCTCCGGATCCTGTGGTGCCCATCGCCGCACGCCACCGCCGAGCTCTTCCAAGAGCTGAAGCTGGGCCGGGCCGAGCCGGACGCCGCCGCCGCCCAGGCCGTCACTGCCGAGTCCGACGCCACCGGCGAGTCGGCAGACCTCTACAACCCCGGGCCGTACGACTTCCTGATGAAGATGCCGGGCGTCAATGCCAAGAACTACCGGGCGCTGGTGAGAAGCGCCGGCAGCCTGGCGGAGCTGGCGGGGCGGAGCCGCGACGAGCTGGCAGCCGCTCTGGGGAACGCCAACAACGCCAGGATGCTGCACGAGTTCCTGCACAACACTGCAGATGTTCCAGCTGCTgcgcagaaacacaaactgacatCATGA